Below is a genomic region from Echinicola rosea.
GAATTGAGGTTTATCAATCAGGATTAAGCGAAAATAAGCGCAGATGTAAAAAAGGAAAAGGATAAAATCCACCAAGATCATCCGGTTTCCCCAGCCAAAGTCAATCAAAAAAGGGCTTTTAGGTATATGAAAGGGAGGGAATTCCCTTTAACCCGCATTATTTTCGGATTTAAACAAATTAAGGTGATTTTTTTAACCTGGAACAGCCTAGGGACATCGCTAATTGTGCCTTAAGGTTCGTATGGAAATTTTTATAAAATTGTGCAAGTAAAAAACAGATTTTTCAGTAGTCAATAGTCAAAAGGATAACTTGCACAACAGTTTTCTCAGATGAAGGTAGATCTGGTATTTTCCATTTCTTTAGTTCGGAGTGCAGGTCCTGTGGTCAGACAGATATGCTTTGGGATATTATGCCCAAGCGTAAAAGTTGGGGACTGACAGTTTTTTTTCAATGAATTTAGAGGTTAGTTATAAATAATATACTTATGAAAATACCCATTATTTACTGCTTGTGTCTAGGCGTGTTACTTTTGGTTTTATCCTGCCAACATCAAGGGAGAAGCCTCCAAGATAGTAACCAAAGCAGAATTACGGTAGAAGAAGCCAGGGATTTGGCCGAAGAGGCTTATATCTTTGGTTTTGGAATTGTGGAGAATTATAAGGCTGTATTTGGGATGTGTATTGCCAAGCAGTCCCCGGCGTATTCAGGTTTCAATAACTTCCTTCATGGGAGGAAATTGTACGATCCGGATTATACGACCGTCGTATCTCCCAATAACGACACTTTTTATTCCACCACCTGGGCAGACCTCAGTCAAGAGCCTTTGGTGATTAAAGTGCCCCAGACTGGAGACACCTATTTTGTTATTCAATTAGTGGATATGTTTACGGATAATTTTGCGTACCTGGGAACTCGTGCCACAGGAACTGCCGGTGGCACCTATTTATTGGTAGGGCCAGATTATAAGGGGGCATATCCTGCTGGGAGATTTGATAAAGTCATTTCTTCCCGTAGTCGCTATGTGGCCTTGGCCACGCGTACGGCGACCGACGGGACAGAAGAGGGTAACAAAAAGGCCTTTGCGATACAAGATGGATTACAACTTTCGGCAATGAGTGATTTTCTGGGTGGTCCAAAACCTAAGGAGTCAAATTTCAAGCCTGATTTTCCAGTGTACAATGCAGATTCCCTCTATTCAAAGCCGTTGCTATTCACTTTTTTAAACCAATTTTTGGAATGGCAATCCCCCAGTAAGGAGGAAATCGGTTTGATGAAGCGTTTGGCCAAGATCAATGTTGGTCCCTATCAGGTGTTTGAGATGTCAGCATATAGCCCTGAAGTCCA
It encodes:
- a CDS encoding DUF1254 domain-containing protein, with amino-acid sequence MKIPIIYCLCLGVLLLVLSCQHQGRSLQDSNQSRITVEEARDLAEEAYIFGFGIVENYKAVFGMCIAKQSPAYSGFNNFLHGRKLYDPDYTTVVSPNNDTFYSTTWADLSQEPLVIKVPQTGDTYFVIQLVDMFTDNFAYLGTRATGTAGGTYLLVGPDYKGAYPAGRFDKVISSRSRYVALATRTATDGTEEGNKKAFAIQDGLQLSAMSDFLGGPKPKESNFKPDFPVYNADSLYSKPLLFTFLNQFLEWQSPSKEEIGLMKRLAKINVGPYQVFEMSAYSPEVQEAIKEGIKSGHDKIVAKANSLGTREDGWEYIPPMGDYGQNYLFRSAVAYKFIYTNSPEEAIYPIAEADADNESLDGGSSKYLLHFEADQIPPVKAFWSMTIYHSDTRLMVKNPIKRYSIGDRTAGLEYNPDGSLDIYIQHEMPEGDEKSNWLPAPDGPFYIIARMYIPEEAALSGSYKLPAITKNN